From the Excalfactoria chinensis isolate bCotChi1 chromosome 1, bCotChi1.hap2, whole genome shotgun sequence genome, one window contains:
- the SPRYD7 gene encoding SPRY domain-containing protein 7 yields MAASVFCCLRWCRDGGAGHIPLKEMPAVQLDTQRMGTDVVIVKNGRRICGTGGCLANAPLHQNKSYFEFKIQSTGIWGIGVATQKANLNQIPLGRDVHSLVMRNDGALYYNNEEKNRLPANSLPQEGDVVGITYDHVELNVYLNGKNMHCPASGIRGTVYPVVYVDDSAILDCQFSEFYHTPPPGFEKILFEQQIF; encoded by the exons ATGGCGGCCTCTGTTTTTTGCTGCCTCCGTTGGTGCCGGGATGGCGGTGCTGGTCACATCCCGCTGAAGGAGATGCCGGCTGTGCAGCTGGACACGCAGCGTATGG gAACAGATGTCGTCATTGTTAAAAATGGCAGGAGGATATGTGGCACGGGAGGCTGCCTCGCCAACGCGCCCCTACATCAGAACAAGAGCTATTTTGAGTTCAAAATCCAGTCCACAG GCATTTGGGGTATCGGAGTTGCAACCCAGAAAGCAAACTTGAATCAAATTCCACTTGGTCGGGATGTCCATAGCCTGGTGATGAGGAATGATGGAGCTCTGTACTACAACAACgaggagaaaaacagactaCCAGCCAACAGCTTGCCACAGGAGGGCGATGTGGTG GGCATCACATATGACCATGTAGAACTAAACGTATATTTAAATGGGAAGAACATGCACTGTCCAGCTTCAGGTATCCGAGGGACTGTCTATCCAGTTGTCTATG TTGATGACAGCGCCATTCTGGATTGTCAGTTCAGTGAATTTTATCATACACCTCCACCGGGGTTTGAAAAGATCCTCTTCGAACAGCAAATCTTCTGA